One genomic region from Ochotona princeps isolate mOchPri1 chromosome 5, mOchPri1.hap1, whole genome shotgun sequence encodes:
- the PPIL3 gene encoding peptidyl-prolyl cis-trans isomerase-like 3: MVQTGDPTGTGRGGNSIWGKKFEDEYSEYLKHNVRGVVSMANNGPNTNGSQFFITYGKQPHLDMKYTVFGKVIDGLETLDELEKLPVNEKTYRPLNDVHIKDITIHANPFAQ; this comes from the exons ATGGTTCAAACAGGAGATCCAACAG GTACTGGAAGAGGAGGAAACAGTATTTGGGGCAAGAAGTTTGAAGATGAATACAGTGAATATCTTAAG CACAATGTTAGGGGAGTTGTATCGATGGCCAATAATGGTCCCAACACTAACGGGTCTCAGTTCTTCATCACCTACGGCAAGCAGCCACATTTGGACATGAAGTACacagtatttgggaa GGTAATAGATGGTCTGGAGACTCTAGATGAACTGGAGAAGTTACCAGTAAATGAGAAGACATATCGACCTCTTAATGATGTCCACATTAAAGACATAACTATTCATGCCAACCCATTTGCTCAGTAG